In the Granulosicoccus antarcticus IMCC3135 genome, CCGCACCGGAAGCTGCCAAAGCCTATAACATGGAACTTGCCGAAGCCAGGGCAAAAACAGTTAGAACCGCACTGATGGAACGCGGTATACCTACCCGTTCAATCACAGTATTTGCCCGAGTATCAGCTAATGTTGACAGTCGCTCAAGACGCGTTGAAATTACGATTCAATAACTTGTCTTTTCAAGGAAAATCAGAGTAAGCAACAACTGCCAATATGTATTCCACGAACTTACCTATGATCCAAATACTTGGAATTTCAAGCTGCAAGGTTCAGATATTCATGTAGGCATAGTTTGCTCACTTAAATGAGACATTGACGAGGAACACTCCAGGTCACACTCTCTTTCTCGCTCCTGGCGCTAAAGCTGTGTGTGTGTGTGTGTGTGTGTGTGTGTGTGTGGCTTGTCTCAAAAAAGTAGAAATCCTCCTTGAGTCCCTCAGGCGTTAAGACTGTCGATAATCTTAATCACTACTACTTCGCTTCCTGGCCATGGTAAATTGCACTGAACTCAATGTGCGACACAGGCTTACTAAAGAAGAATCCTTGGTACTCATCACATTTTATTTTATGCAGGTAGTCTCTTTGTTCACTGTCCTCTACTCCCTCTGCGCAAACTGTGAATCCCATTTCATGTCCCAAGTAGGTGATCGCGTAAACCAGTGCCTGATCTTCGCGCGATGTCGTAACATCCCTTATGAAAGCACGATCGATCTTGACCTCGTCAGCTCGAAACATTTTCAGATAGCTTAAAGAGGAGTAGCCGGTGCCGAAATCATCGATGGATATCTGGACTCCAAGTGATCGTAGTTGAGCAAGAATGACAAGTGCGGTTTGGACGTCATCAACAAGAATACTTTCCGTCATTTCAAGAACCAGACGAGATGGTTCGAATTTATGTTCATCGAGTACCGAACGGACTAATGCCACCAGATCTGCCTGGAAAAACTGACGTGCAGAGATATTGACTGACATCTTCAGATCGATACCCTGTTTTCGCCAAGTCATCATCGTATTGCACGCTTCGCGCAACACCCATTCTCCAATCGGTAGAATAAGGCCAGTATCTTCAGCAACAGGAATAAATTCAACGGGAGAAATCAACCCACGGACAGGATCATGCCAGCGAATCAAAGCCTCAGCGCCCACAATTTTCCCACTCTCGAGATTTATCTTAGGTTGTAGTAGCAATTTGAATTCGTCTTCAGCGATAGCTCGTCGTAAGTCGGCCTCCATGCGCATTCGACTTAGCGTTCGCTCATTTATCTCCGTGGAATAGAATTGAAGTTGTCCGCCACCCTGAGCGATTGATTGACTACTTGCTCCCAATGCCACCTTTAGTAACGAGCCGGAGTCATCAGCGTCATCTGGATAGGCAGCCACTCCGATACTCGGCACAAGATAAACTTGAGTGCCGTCTGCATCCAATGGTAGTCGCATTGTTTCGAAAATACGTTTTGCAATCACGCCGGTCTCTGCAACGGCTCCGATTGAAGGCAGCAATAGATTGAAATCCGCACTTCCAAAACGGAAAACTTCGATCTTGTCATTGCATTTTTCCAGCTTACGACGCATTACATCAGCTGCACTAATATTTTCGGTTATTCTCAAAGCTAGCTGTTTTAGTACTTCGTCGCCAACTTTCGGACCAAAGGCATCGGTTACGCGTTTGAAATCATTGAACGCGATATGCAGTAAGGCCAGTTTTCCCTTGTCGCGTGCCGCACGGGATATTGACCAGCCCAATCTATCCTGAAATAAATGATGATTAGGCAGACTAGTCAATGGGTCGTAAAAAGCCAGCTGATCCTGATAAGCCTTGGCTGCTAGCGTATTACGCACACGTAAGGCTAATTCGCTGGGATCAACCGGCTTGGAAAGAAAGTCGGTGGCGCCCAGATCCAGTGCCTTGAGCTTGGTTGCGGCATCAGAAGAGGATGTCAGAATAATCACCGGCAAGTGTGAGAATTCATCCTCTTGGCGCAAGGCCTGGAGGATGTCAAATCCCGACACTTCAGGCATCAGC is a window encoding:
- a CDS encoding putative bifunctional diguanylate cyclase/phosphodiesterase, giving the protein MNSEHAMQFDADMDTLVAGSAVPGQAYRLRADFVNLQHATIMMVDDESITMRVLQSFLESAGYHEFILVDNSVTAMDVLRRRRPDILLLDVLMPEVSGFDILQALRQEDEFSHLPVIILTSSSDAATKLKALDLGATDFLSKPVDPSELALRVRNTLAAKAYQDQLAFYDPLTSLPNHHLFQDRLGWSISRAARDKGKLALLHIAFNDFKRVTDAFGPKVGDEVLKQLALRITENISAADVMRRKLEKCNDKIEVFRFGSADFNLLLPSIGAVAETGVIAKRIFETMRLPLDADGTQVYLVPSIGVAAYPDDADDSGSLLKVALGASSQSIAQGGGQLQFYSTEINERTLSRMRMEADLRRAIAEDEFKLLLQPKINLESGKIVGAEALIRWHDPVRGLISPVEFIPVAEDTGLILPIGEWVLREACNTMMTWRKQGIDLKMSVNISARQFFQADLVALVRSVLDEHKFEPSRLVLEMTESILVDDVQTALVILAQLRSLGVQISIDDFGTGYSSLSYLKMFRADEVKIDRAFIRDVTTSREDQALVYAITYLGHEMGFTVCAEGVEDSEQRDYLHKIKCDEYQGFFFSKPVSHIEFSAIYHGQEAK